One window from the genome of Coriobacteriia bacterium encodes:
- a CDS encoding histidine kinase, which translates to MRGFYLDTAPAPAAAPPRPEAAPSPAVASALPRRQPAAGARARIAVYDALTAPPRVEDVVGRDVRSLIGALSERTYALAREQGGRIPYSVIREVAENLLHASFKDVVVTILDAGSTIRVADRGPGIGDKDRAFLPGFTTADDSMRRFIKGVGSGLPIVRESVGFSGGYVQIEDNLDAGTVVTVTVPSAEAPPDPPARPLPPKEERAVVPSGPPAVAESGSPVLGLRQKQVLSLVMELGSVGPTRVSRELGVGLSTAYRDLALLEESGLLMSDTTGKRVLTGRGVEYLDSLTS; encoded by the coding sequence GTGAGGGGGTTCTACCTCGATACGGCGCCCGCTCCGGCCGCCGCCCCCCCTCGGCCGGAGGCAGCGCCTTCGCCCGCCGTCGCGTCCGCGCTCCCTCGCAGGCAGCCCGCGGCCGGCGCCCGTGCCCGGATCGCCGTCTACGACGCGCTCACCGCACCACCCCGGGTGGAGGACGTCGTAGGCCGTGACGTCCGCTCCCTCATCGGCGCCCTCTCCGAGCGCACCTACGCACTCGCGCGCGAGCAGGGCGGCCGGATCCCCTACAGCGTGATCCGCGAGGTCGCCGAGAACCTCCTGCACGCCTCGTTCAAAGACGTGGTCGTGACGATACTGGACGCCGGGAGCACGATCCGGGTCGCGGACAGGGGGCCCGGCATCGGCGACAAGGACCGCGCGTTCCTCCCCGGCTTCACCACCGCCGACGACTCGATGCGCCGCTTCATAAAGGGAGTGGGCTCCGGTCTGCCCATAGTCCGGGAATCCGTGGGGTTCTCCGGCGGCTACGTCCAGATCGAGGACAACCTCGATGCGGGCACGGTGGTGACCGTCACGGTCCCCTCGGCCGAAGCCCCCCCGGACCCGCCGGCGCGCCCCCTTCCGCCCAAGGAGGAGAGGGCCGTAGTACCGTCGGGACCCCCGGCCGTCGCCGAGTCGGGCTCCCCGGTCCTCGGGCTGCGCCAGAAGCAGGTGCTCTCACTCGTGATGGAGCTGGGGAGCGTTGGGCCCACGCGGGTCTCCCGCGAGCTCGGCGTGGGCTTGTCCACGGCTTACCGCGACCTCGCGCTCCTCGAGGAATCGGGCCTTCTCATGTCGGACACCACGGGCAAACGCGTACTGACCGGCCGGGGCGTCGAGTACCTCGACAGCCTCACGAGCTAG
- the rpmH gene encoding 50S ribosomal protein L34, with product MKRTYQPNTRKRSKTHGFRARMSTRAGRAVLAHRRRKGRTVLSA from the coding sequence GTGAAGAGGACGTACCAGCCGAACACGCGGAAGCGGAGCAAGACGCACGGTTTCCGCGCGCGCATGTCTACCAGAGCCGGTCGTGCCGTGCTCGCCCACCGGCGCCGCAAGGGGCGCACGGTCCTGAGCGCCTGA